From the Leucobacter tenebrionis genome, one window contains:
- a CDS encoding MFS transporter: MHAPPRQSPPQPAPTLTSRTGILYYPVALVARLPFAMMVIGVLTLVVSARGSVELGGLNSAMVGLGIAVIGPLIGAAADRFGQRPTLLIAGAVNSVMLGALAWVAFSPAPTWVLFLTSFAVGATVPQISPMSRSRLVTIISNDLPRERRPRLFSTVLAYESAADEVIFVFGPVAVGALATTLGAWAPIAGAAILTLCFVTAFAVHRTSAPAKTAEERAATLGPVSELWRPALLITVFGIVTVGFFFGSMLTSLTSFMQDRGDAESAGLVYGVMGIGSAIFAIGVALLPPRFTLRARWLVFALMILAGTALLQTAEDLPRMLLSLAMMGIGIGPLLVTLYSFGARRSPEGRSATVMTMLGSGLMVGQSIAAAVTGVVSAEAGTRAALLLPLISAVLAVVAGAVNWMLTPAGPEPSLSTGPVDLD, from the coding sequence ATGCATGCACCCCCTCGGCAGAGCCCTCCGCAGCCCGCTCCCACGCTGACCTCGCGCACCGGCATCCTCTACTACCCGGTCGCGCTGGTGGCGAGGCTGCCCTTCGCCATGATGGTGATCGGCGTGCTCACCCTCGTCGTGTCCGCGCGCGGTTCCGTCGAGCTCGGCGGTCTCAACTCGGCGATGGTCGGCCTCGGCATCGCCGTGATCGGCCCCCTGATCGGCGCCGCCGCGGACCGCTTCGGGCAGCGCCCCACGCTGCTCATCGCCGGAGCCGTGAACAGCGTCATGCTCGGCGCGCTCGCCTGGGTCGCGTTCAGCCCCGCCCCGACCTGGGTGCTGTTCCTCACCTCGTTCGCCGTCGGTGCGACCGTGCCGCAGATCTCCCCGATGTCGCGCTCCAGGCTCGTCACGATCATCTCGAACGACCTGCCGCGCGAGCGTCGGCCCCGCCTGTTCTCGACGGTGCTCGCATACGAGTCGGCCGCCGACGAGGTCATCTTCGTGTTCGGCCCCGTCGCCGTCGGAGCACTCGCCACCACGCTGGGGGCGTGGGCCCCGATCGCCGGAGCCGCGATCCTCACCCTCTGCTTCGTCACCGCCTTCGCCGTGCACCGCACGAGCGCCCCCGCGAAGACTGCCGAGGAGCGCGCCGCCACCCTCGGTCCCGTCTCGGAGCTGTGGCGGCCGGCGCTGCTCATCACGGTGTTCGGGATCGTCACCGTGGGCTTCTTCTTCGGCTCGATGCTGACATCGCTCACGTCGTTCATGCAGGATCGCGGCGACGCCGAGAGCGCCGGCCTCGTGTACGGCGTGATGGGCATCGGATCCGCGATCTTCGCCATCGGCGTGGCGCTGCTGCCCCCGCGCTTCACGCTGCGAGCGCGCTGGTTGGTCTTCGCGCTGATGATTCTGGCCGGCACCGCTCTGCTGCAGACCGCGGAGGACCTGCCGCGCATGCTGCTGAGCCTCGCGATGATGGGAATCGGGATCGGCCCGCTGCTCGTCACCCTCTACAGCTTCGGCGCGCGGCGCAGCCCCGAGGGCCGCTCGGCGACGGTGATGACCATGCTCGGATCCGGGCTGATGGTGGGCCAGTCCATCGCGGCGGCGGTGACGGGGGTCGTCTCAGCGGAGGCCGGCACGCGGGCCGCGCTGCTGCTGCCGCTCATCTCGGCGGTGCTCGCCGTGGTCGCCGGTGCGGTGAACTGGATGCTCACACCCGCCGGGCCCGAGCCCTCGCTGAGCACCGGTCCCGTCGACCTCGACTGA
- a CDS encoding DsbA family protein encodes MSETSAPDPQGSQNPLDPRDAERLSAPPANPFADAEAAGRGDRGQKRVMIWIAAALVALLFTGLMVWYVSAKLGSDAGGDRPAAAPLEEDDSRAEAPGGDSSESGAVEWPANMVTGGVLFSGDDEGDGIGVIASQAPEDNALPVPLDASEIGAQHHIRVYLDYRCPFCARFEDANADTLEQAVQGGGAVLELHPLTFLDRVSQGSYYSSRAAGALACVADAQPEVAWRAHSALIDPDFQPAENGPGHDNAAILDELDRATGGLNGDASSCIEQERFVPFTQALNDWVFANPVPGAVDPELMVTGTPLVLVDGVPYPGDPGDSASFRAFLEQQGVELG; translated from the coding sequence ATGAGCGAAACGTCTGCCCCGGACCCTCAGGGCTCCCAGAATCCCCTCGACCCTCGGGATGCCGAGCGCCTCAGCGCCCCGCCGGCGAACCCCTTCGCTGACGCGGAGGCGGCCGGCCGAGGGGATCGCGGGCAGAAGCGCGTGATGATCTGGATCGCCGCCGCGCTCGTCGCTCTGCTGTTCACGGGGCTCATGGTCTGGTACGTCTCGGCGAAGCTGGGGTCGGACGCGGGCGGCGACCGGCCGGCCGCCGCGCCGCTCGAGGAAGACGACTCGCGCGCCGAGGCCCCGGGCGGCGATTCGTCGGAGAGCGGGGCGGTCGAGTGGCCGGCGAACATGGTCACGGGCGGCGTGCTGTTCTCGGGGGACGATGAGGGCGACGGGATCGGCGTCATCGCTTCCCAGGCGCCCGAGGACAACGCGCTGCCCGTGCCGCTCGACGCCTCGGAGATCGGGGCGCAGCACCACATCCGCGTCTACCTCGACTACCGCTGCCCCTTCTGCGCGCGCTTCGAGGACGCGAACGCGGACACGCTCGAGCAGGCCGTGCAGGGAGGCGGTGCGGTGCTCGAGCTGCACCCGCTGACCTTCCTGGATCGGGTGTCCCAGGGCAGCTACTACTCCTCGCGGGCCGCCGGCGCCCTCGCGTGCGTAGCCGATGCGCAGCCGGAGGTGGCGTGGCGGGCGCACAGCGCGCTGATCGATCCCGATTTCCAGCCCGCAGAGAACGGACCGGGGCACGACAACGCGGCGATCCTCGACGAACTCGACCGCGCGACCGGCGGCCTGAACGGCGATGCGAGCTCGTGCATCGAGCAGGAGCGCTTCGTGCCGTTCACGCAGGCCCTCAACGACTGGGTGTTCGCGAACCCGGTGCCGGGAGCGGTGGATCCCGAGCTCATGGTTACCGGCACCCCGCTCGTGCTGGTCGATGGTGTGCCGTACCCGGGCGATCCGGGCGACAGCGCGAGTTTCCGGGCGTTCCTCGAGCAGCAGGGCGTCGAACTCGGCTGA
- the rsmI gene encoding 16S rRNA (cytidine(1402)-2'-O)-methyltransferase, which produces MILLAATPIGNLGDASARLRETLETATVIAAEDTRHTAQLLRLLGIGNRPELLALHDHNEHEKAAALVERAAGEDVVLVSDAGMPTVSDPGFRVVQLAAEQGVEVSAIPGPSAVITALAVAGLPTDRFAFEGFLPRKAGERSRALAALAAERRTLVFFEAPTRLAASLSDLAAAFGAERPAAVCRELTKLHEEVRRGSLGELAEWASEGVRGEIVVVVGGAPDVAVSAETALAEVQQRVEEGERLKDATRAVAEATGLSARELYAAALDARAEGGRA; this is translated from the coding sequence ATGATCCTCCTCGCGGCAACGCCCATCGGCAACCTGGGGGACGCATCAGCCCGCCTCCGCGAAACGCTCGAGACAGCGACCGTGATCGCGGCCGAGGACACGCGCCACACCGCTCAGCTGCTGCGCCTGCTCGGTATCGGCAACCGCCCCGAGCTGCTCGCGCTGCACGACCACAACGAGCACGAGAAGGCCGCGGCCCTCGTGGAGCGGGCGGCAGGCGAGGACGTCGTACTCGTGAGCGACGCGGGCATGCCGACCGTGTCGGATCCCGGTTTCCGAGTGGTGCAGCTCGCGGCCGAGCAGGGTGTCGAGGTCAGCGCGATCCCCGGCCCCAGCGCGGTCATCACCGCGCTCGCCGTTGCCGGGCTGCCCACCGATCGCTTCGCGTTCGAAGGGTTCCTGCCGCGCAAGGCGGGGGAGCGATCCCGCGCGCTCGCGGCGCTCGCAGCCGAGCGCCGCACGCTGGTGTTCTTCGAGGCGCCGACCCGGCTCGCGGCCTCACTCTCCGACCTCGCCGCCGCCTTCGGGGCGGAGCGCCCCGCCGCCGTCTGCCGTGAACTCACCAAGCTGCACGAGGAGGTGCGCCGGGGATCGCTCGGAGAGCTCGCCGAATGGGCCTCTGAGGGCGTGCGCGGCGAGATCGTGGTGGTGGTCGGCGGCGCACCCGACGTGGCGGTGTCGGCCGAGACGGCACTCGCCGAGGTGCAGCAGCGCGTCGAGGAGGGCGAGCGGCTCAAAGACGCGACCCGCGCCGTCGCCGAGGCGACCGGGCTCTCGGCGCGCGAACTGTACGCTGCGGCGCTCGACGCCCGCGCTGAAGGAGGACGGGCATGA